From Toxorhynchites rutilus septentrionalis strain SRP chromosome 2, ASM2978413v1, whole genome shotgun sequence, a single genomic window includes:
- the LOC129768674 gene encoding acireductone dioxygenase: protein MVRVWFMDNKTSDQRLEHQFDPPEFLSVEELFNNTGVEYFKINVPTCDSDGVLAEIRNNRGYSYEDEITCSKECLPDYANKLKSFFTEHLHTDEEIRFVLDGSGYFDVRNGKDDRWIRIEVVAGDMIIIPSGIYHRFTLDSKDFIRAKRYFVGEPVWLPYNRPVDDMPCRKEYLKKMKSGFAA from the exons ATGGTGCGTGTTTGGTTCATGGACAACAAAACCAGTGATCAACGGCTGGAGCACCAGTTTGATCCGCCTGAATTCCTTAGCGTTGAAGAGCTTTTCAACAACACAGGAGTTGAGTACTTCAAG ATAAATGTTCCAACGTGCGACAGTGACGGTGTACTGGCGGAGATTCGAAACAATCGCGGATATAGCTATGAGGATGAAATTACTTGTTCCAAGGAATGTCTTCCCGATTATGCAAACAAACTCAAAAGCTTTTTCACCGAGCATCTACATACCGATGAGGAAATTCGATTTGTTCTAGATGGATCCGGTTACTTCGACGTGCGCAA CGGCAAAGATGACCGTTGGATTCGCATCGAAGTTGTTGCAGGTGATATGATTATTATACCGAGCGGAATTTATCACCGGTTTACCTTGGATTCCAAG GATTTCATCCGTGCCAAGCGCTACTTCGTTGGCGAACCGGTTTGGTTGCCCTACAATCGTCCTGTTGATGACATGCCCTGCCGCAAAGAATACTTGAAGAAGATGAAATCTGGATTTGCTGCATGA
- the LOC129768318 gene encoding transcriptional repressor p66-alpha isoform X3 translates to MDRMDVDDSVVDLSITSGRDSLTITPATARDLRVLTQNSGLTITPALPPSVASPSACGSTSPIPGRRVLRPRTEPKSYAETPDIVLLPAKVNGRSYNGAAAATTNTAATAATGLSESEDDDMPPVYPIKELTAAEIWERERGLRKLREELRNEETKLVLLKKLKQSQQVMMKENLIVAPSNPNMNNPLASIPAALTKGSLSVTPTNAVPLPAHSKNMKPVNTNPINRGSPINITPVTKPPQRQPSLPGGATLTPSTPGHRLPIGVTRTGSNLTITPSVTITPTSAPSNSVKRNVQSGQISNSVSITPAPPIPAQISCTTVEPVSLKRDRDSTREDTQTQAQRQAAAKLALRKQLEKTLLQIPPPKPPPPEMHFIPNPSNTEFVYLLGLEHVVDYLTKDKKPSPPQQPYRCAQCKIDFTPVWKWEKQGKRGNPTFQNNPAGKDTKVICEQCVTSNVKKALKAEHTNRLKTAFVKALQQEQEIEARLANQSSPSPDIRPTPSSTPNLREQRELQLEQQQLERQQAQERQQQQAQERQQQQERQAAAAAQRQKEQEQQLRQQQLQQLQQQQLQQQQIQQQQQQLQQQLQQQQLQQLQQQQEQQQRHHQLQQQHAHLQSQPSKSKTPTPTPRPTPTPPSQQTPPPASSSRSNRHSATANAAAEAAAAQLTALAGLGGLGQLGALGNLGSLGNLNSTAAAAAMQAFQQQLFRGLQQGLSSGNLNNLQAHMMQFSPLLYSYQLAMAQAAASLSAAGKGGNSAGGGGGGGGGSNASAAAAAASLAEMQRAMELQRQYLEMLPQTGPGPSNNRQTNWKS, encoded by the exons ATGGATAGAATGGATGTTGATGATTCTGTCGTTGATCTGAGTATTACCTCGGGTCGGGATTCACTTACAATAACACCCGCAACGGCTCGTGATTTGCGTGTTTTAACGCAAAACTCTGGATTAACTATTACACCGGCACTTCCACCGTCAGTGGCCTCGCCGTCCGCATGTGGGAGTACCTCTCCGATTCCTGGAAGACGAGTGTTGCGTCCCCGTACTGAACCCAAATCATACGCTGAAACGCCAGATATAGTGTTGCTACCAGCTAAAGTTAACGGTCGTTCGTACAACGGCGCAGCTGCTGCTACTACTAATACTGCTGCTACTGCAGCCACAGGACTGTCCGAATCTGAGGATGACGACATGCCACCAGTATATCCTATCAAAGAATTGACAGCCGCGGAAATTTGGGAACGGGAGCGAGGCTTGAGGAAGCTTCGGGAAGAACTCCGCAACGAAGAAACCAAGTTGGTGCTATTGAAAAAGTTGAAGCAGTCTCAGCAAGTGATGATGAAAGAAAATTTAATCGTGGCTCCAAGTAACCCAAACATGAACAACCCACTAGCATCGATACCGGCCGCCCTAACCAAAGGGTCACTCAGTGTAACACCAACGAATGCGGTCCCATTGCCAGCGCATTCGAAAAACATGAAGCCCGTTAATACAAATCCTATCAA CCGTGGATCGCCCATCAATATTACACCAGTTACGAAACCACCTCAACGTCAACCTTCACTTCCGGGAGGTGCCACTCTCACACCCAGTACACCAGGACACAGATTACCCATTGGAGTAACCCGAACAGGGTCCAACTTAACCATCACACCGTCAGTGACGATCACTCCCACGAGCGCACCATCGAATAGTGTAAAACGTAAT GTACAGTCGGGGCAGATTAGCAATTCGGTATCTATCACACCAGCACCGCCAATACCAGCACAAATTAGCTGTACCACAGTGGAGCCGGTTTCACTTAAG CGTGACCGTGATTCCACTAGGGAAGACACTCAGACTCAGGCTCAACGACAAGCTGCGGCCAAACTGGCACTCAGAAAACAGCTGGAGAAAACCTTGCTACAG ATCCCACCACCCAAACCTCCGCCACCGGAAATGCACTTCATTCCGAACCCAAGCAATACAGAGTTTGTGTATTTGCTTGGTCTCGAACATGTTGTGGATTATCTAACTAAGGACAAGAAACCTAGCCCACCGCAGCAACCATACCGCTGCGCCCAATGCAAGATCGATTTCACCCCGGTGTGGAAATGGGAAAAACAGGGTAAAAGAGGAAATCCCACTTTTCAGAACAATCCAG CTGGCAAAGATACGAAGGTTATATGTGAGCAATGTGTCACGAGCAACGTTAAAAAAGCACTCAAGGCTGAGCATACCAACCGCTTGAAAACGGCCTTTGTGAAGGCCCTACAACAGGAGCAGGAAATAGAGGCACGACTGGCCAATCAAAGTAGCCCTTCGCCGGATATACGTCCAACACCGTCATCCACACCAAATTTACGAGAACAACGAGAATTACAACTTGAGCAGCAGCAGCTCGAACGACAGCAAGCGCAAGAGCGTCAACAACAGCAGGCACAGGAACGCCAGCAGCAACAGGAGCGCCAAGCAGCGGCGGCGGCGCAG CGCCAAAAAGAACAAGAGCAACAACTCCGCCAGCAACAACTGCAACAATTGCAACAACAGCAGCTCCAGCAACAGCAaattcagcagcagcagcaacagctccAACAACAACTGCAACAGCAGCAGCTTCAACAATTGCAGCAGCAACAAGAGCAACAACAACGTCACCATCAACTCCAACAACAGCATGCACATCTTCAATCCCAACCGTCGAAATCGAAAACACCAACTCCGACGCCCCGGCCAACGCCCACTCCACCGAGCCAACAAACTCCACCGCCAGCGTCAAGCTCGAGATCTAATCGTCACAGCGCTACGGCCAATGCGGCAGCGGAAGCCGCAGCTGCTCAATTGACAGCCCTCGCGGGTCTTGGTGGTCTTGGCCAACTTGGTGCTCTCGGTAATCTTGGAAGCTTGGGGAATCTCAATTCGACGGCTGCAGCGGCAGCAATGCAGGCCTTCCAGCAGCAACTGTTCAGAG GTCTTCAGCAAGGTTTGTCCAGTGGCAATCTCAACAATTTGCAAGCCCATATGATGCAATTTTCGCCATTGCTTTACTCATATCAACTTGCGATGGCACAAGCCGCAG
- the LOC129768318 gene encoding transcriptional repressor p66-alpha isoform X4 — protein MDRMDVDDSVVDLSITSGRDSLTITPATARDLRVLTQNSGLTITPALPPSVASPSACGSTSPIPGRRVLRPRTEPKSYAETPDIVLLPAKVNGRSYNGAAAATTNTAATAATGLSESEDDDMPPVYPIKELTAAEIWERERGLRKLREELRNEETKLVLLKKLKQSQQVMMKENLIVAPSNPNMNNPLASIPAALTKGSLSVTPTNAVPLPAHSKNMKPVNTNPINRGSPINITPVTKPPQRQPSLPGGATLTPSTPGHRLPIGVTRTGSNLTITPSVTITPTSAPSNSVKRNSGQISNSVSITPAPPIPAQISCTTVEPVSLKRDRDSTREDTQTQAQRQAAAKLALRKQLEKTLLQIPPPKPPPPEMHFIPNPSNTEFVYLLGLEHVVDYLTKDKKPSPPQQPYRCAQCKIDFTPVWKWEKQGKRGNPTFQNNPAGKDTKVICEQCVTSNVKKALKAEHTNRLKTAFVKALQQEQEIEARLANQSSPSPDIRPTPSSTPNLREQRELQLEQQQLERQQAQERQQQQAQERQQQQERQAAAAAQRQKEQEQQLRQQQLQQLQQQQLQQQQIQQQQQQLQQQLQQQQLQQLQQQQEQQQRHHQLQQQHAHLQSQPSKSKTPTPTPRPTPTPPSQQTPPPASSSRSNRHSATANAAAEAAAAQLTALAGLGGLGQLGALGNLGSLGNLNSTAAAAAMQAFQQQLFRGLQQGLSSGNLNNLQAHMMQFSPLLYSYQLAMAQAAASLSAAGKGGNSAGGGGGGGGGSNASAAAAAASLAEMQRAMELQRQYLEMLPQTGPGPSNNRQTNWKS, from the exons ATGGATAGAATGGATGTTGATGATTCTGTCGTTGATCTGAGTATTACCTCGGGTCGGGATTCACTTACAATAACACCCGCAACGGCTCGTGATTTGCGTGTTTTAACGCAAAACTCTGGATTAACTATTACACCGGCACTTCCACCGTCAGTGGCCTCGCCGTCCGCATGTGGGAGTACCTCTCCGATTCCTGGAAGACGAGTGTTGCGTCCCCGTACTGAACCCAAATCATACGCTGAAACGCCAGATATAGTGTTGCTACCAGCTAAAGTTAACGGTCGTTCGTACAACGGCGCAGCTGCTGCTACTACTAATACTGCTGCTACTGCAGCCACAGGACTGTCCGAATCTGAGGATGACGACATGCCACCAGTATATCCTATCAAAGAATTGACAGCCGCGGAAATTTGGGAACGGGAGCGAGGCTTGAGGAAGCTTCGGGAAGAACTCCGCAACGAAGAAACCAAGTTGGTGCTATTGAAAAAGTTGAAGCAGTCTCAGCAAGTGATGATGAAAGAAAATTTAATCGTGGCTCCAAGTAACCCAAACATGAACAACCCACTAGCATCGATACCGGCCGCCCTAACCAAAGGGTCACTCAGTGTAACACCAACGAATGCGGTCCCATTGCCAGCGCATTCGAAAAACATGAAGCCCGTTAATACAAATCCTATCAA CCGTGGATCGCCCATCAATATTACACCAGTTACGAAACCACCTCAACGTCAACCTTCACTTCCGGGAGGTGCCACTCTCACACCCAGTACACCAGGACACAGATTACCCATTGGAGTAACCCGAACAGGGTCCAACTTAACCATCACACCGTCAGTGACGATCACTCCCACGAGCGCACCATCGAATAGTGTAAAACGTAAT TCGGGGCAGATTAGCAATTCGGTATCTATCACACCAGCACCGCCAATACCAGCACAAATTAGCTGTACCACAGTGGAGCCGGTTTCACTTAAG CGTGACCGTGATTCCACTAGGGAAGACACTCAGACTCAGGCTCAACGACAAGCTGCGGCCAAACTGGCACTCAGAAAACAGCTGGAGAAAACCTTGCTACAG ATCCCACCACCCAAACCTCCGCCACCGGAAATGCACTTCATTCCGAACCCAAGCAATACAGAGTTTGTGTATTTGCTTGGTCTCGAACATGTTGTGGATTATCTAACTAAGGACAAGAAACCTAGCCCACCGCAGCAACCATACCGCTGCGCCCAATGCAAGATCGATTTCACCCCGGTGTGGAAATGGGAAAAACAGGGTAAAAGAGGAAATCCCACTTTTCAGAACAATCCAG CTGGCAAAGATACGAAGGTTATATGTGAGCAATGTGTCACGAGCAACGTTAAAAAAGCACTCAAGGCTGAGCATACCAACCGCTTGAAAACGGCCTTTGTGAAGGCCCTACAACAGGAGCAGGAAATAGAGGCACGACTGGCCAATCAAAGTAGCCCTTCGCCGGATATACGTCCAACACCGTCATCCACACCAAATTTACGAGAACAACGAGAATTACAACTTGAGCAGCAGCAGCTCGAACGACAGCAAGCGCAAGAGCGTCAACAACAGCAGGCACAGGAACGCCAGCAGCAACAGGAGCGCCAAGCAGCGGCGGCGGCGCAG CGCCAAAAAGAACAAGAGCAACAACTCCGCCAGCAACAACTGCAACAATTGCAACAACAGCAGCTCCAGCAACAGCAaattcagcagcagcagcaacagctccAACAACAACTGCAACAGCAGCAGCTTCAACAATTGCAGCAGCAACAAGAGCAACAACAACGTCACCATCAACTCCAACAACAGCATGCACATCTTCAATCCCAACCGTCGAAATCGAAAACACCAACTCCGACGCCCCGGCCAACGCCCACTCCACCGAGCCAACAAACTCCACCGCCAGCGTCAAGCTCGAGATCTAATCGTCACAGCGCTACGGCCAATGCGGCAGCGGAAGCCGCAGCTGCTCAATTGACAGCCCTCGCGGGTCTTGGTGGTCTTGGCCAACTTGGTGCTCTCGGTAATCTTGGAAGCTTGGGGAATCTCAATTCGACGGCTGCAGCGGCAGCAATGCAGGCCTTCCAGCAGCAACTGTTCAGAG GTCTTCAGCAAGGTTTGTCCAGTGGCAATCTCAACAATTTGCAAGCCCATATGATGCAATTTTCGCCATTGCTTTACTCATATCAACTTGCGATGGCACAAGCCGCAG
- the LOC129768318 gene encoding transcriptional repressor p66-alpha isoform X1, whose product MDRMDVDDSVVDLSITSGRDSLTITPATARDLRVLTQNSGLTITPALPPSVASPSACGSTSPIPGRRVLRPRTEPKSYAETPDIVLLPAKVNGRSYNGAAAATTNTAATAATGLSESEDDDMPPVYPIKELTAAEIWERERGLRKLREELRNEETKLVLLKKLKQSQQVMMKENLIVAPSNPNMNNPLASIPAALTKGSLSVTPTNAVPLPAHSKNMKPVNTNPINRGSPINITPVTKPPQRQPSLPGGATLTPSTPGHRLPIGVTRTGSNLTITPSVTITPTSAPSNSVKRNISTNNTIGGNNIMDTNLKVQSGQISNSVSITPAPPIPAQISCTTVEPVSLKRDRDSTREDTQTQAQRQAAAKLALRKQLEKTLLQIPPPKPPPPEMHFIPNPSNTEFVYLLGLEHVVDYLTKDKKPSPPQQPYRCAQCKIDFTPVWKWEKQGKRGNPTFQNNPAGKDTKVICEQCVTSNVKKALKAEHTNRLKTAFVKALQQEQEIEARLANQSSPSPDIRPTPSSTPNLREQRELQLEQQQLERQQAQERQQQQAQERQQQQERQAAAAAQRQKEQEQQLRQQQLQQLQQQQLQQQQIQQQQQQLQQQLQQQQLQQLQQQQEQQQRHHQLQQQHAHLQSQPSKSKTPTPTPRPTPTPPSQQTPPPASSSRSNRHSATANAAAEAAAAQLTALAGLGGLGQLGALGNLGSLGNLNSTAAAAAMQAFQQQLFRGLQQGLSSGNLNNLQAHMMQFSPLLYSYQLAMAQAAASLSAAGKGGNSAGGGGGGGGGSNASAAAAAASLAEMQRAMELQRQYLEMLPQTGPGPSNNRQTNWKS is encoded by the exons ATGGATAGAATGGATGTTGATGATTCTGTCGTTGATCTGAGTATTACCTCGGGTCGGGATTCACTTACAATAACACCCGCAACGGCTCGTGATTTGCGTGTTTTAACGCAAAACTCTGGATTAACTATTACACCGGCACTTCCACCGTCAGTGGCCTCGCCGTCCGCATGTGGGAGTACCTCTCCGATTCCTGGAAGACGAGTGTTGCGTCCCCGTACTGAACCCAAATCATACGCTGAAACGCCAGATATAGTGTTGCTACCAGCTAAAGTTAACGGTCGTTCGTACAACGGCGCAGCTGCTGCTACTACTAATACTGCTGCTACTGCAGCCACAGGACTGTCCGAATCTGAGGATGACGACATGCCACCAGTATATCCTATCAAAGAATTGACAGCCGCGGAAATTTGGGAACGGGAGCGAGGCTTGAGGAAGCTTCGGGAAGAACTCCGCAACGAAGAAACCAAGTTGGTGCTATTGAAAAAGTTGAAGCAGTCTCAGCAAGTGATGATGAAAGAAAATTTAATCGTGGCTCCAAGTAACCCAAACATGAACAACCCACTAGCATCGATACCGGCCGCCCTAACCAAAGGGTCACTCAGTGTAACACCAACGAATGCGGTCCCATTGCCAGCGCATTCGAAAAACATGAAGCCCGTTAATACAAATCCTATCAA CCGTGGATCGCCCATCAATATTACACCAGTTACGAAACCACCTCAACGTCAACCTTCACTTCCGGGAGGTGCCACTCTCACACCCAGTACACCAGGACACAGATTACCCATTGGAGTAACCCGAACAGGGTCCAACTTAACCATCACACCGTCAGTGACGATCACTCCCACGAGCGCACCATCGAATAGTGTAAAACGTAAT ATTTCTACTAATAATACAATTGGAGGAAATAATATTATGGATACTAATTTAAAGGTACAGTCGGGGCAGATTAGCAATTCGGTATCTATCACACCAGCACCGCCAATACCAGCACAAATTAGCTGTACCACAGTGGAGCCGGTTTCACTTAAG CGTGACCGTGATTCCACTAGGGAAGACACTCAGACTCAGGCTCAACGACAAGCTGCGGCCAAACTGGCACTCAGAAAACAGCTGGAGAAAACCTTGCTACAG ATCCCACCACCCAAACCTCCGCCACCGGAAATGCACTTCATTCCGAACCCAAGCAATACAGAGTTTGTGTATTTGCTTGGTCTCGAACATGTTGTGGATTATCTAACTAAGGACAAGAAACCTAGCCCACCGCAGCAACCATACCGCTGCGCCCAATGCAAGATCGATTTCACCCCGGTGTGGAAATGGGAAAAACAGGGTAAAAGAGGAAATCCCACTTTTCAGAACAATCCAG CTGGCAAAGATACGAAGGTTATATGTGAGCAATGTGTCACGAGCAACGTTAAAAAAGCACTCAAGGCTGAGCATACCAACCGCTTGAAAACGGCCTTTGTGAAGGCCCTACAACAGGAGCAGGAAATAGAGGCACGACTGGCCAATCAAAGTAGCCCTTCGCCGGATATACGTCCAACACCGTCATCCACACCAAATTTACGAGAACAACGAGAATTACAACTTGAGCAGCAGCAGCTCGAACGACAGCAAGCGCAAGAGCGTCAACAACAGCAGGCACAGGAACGCCAGCAGCAACAGGAGCGCCAAGCAGCGGCGGCGGCGCAG CGCCAAAAAGAACAAGAGCAACAACTCCGCCAGCAACAACTGCAACAATTGCAACAACAGCAGCTCCAGCAACAGCAaattcagcagcagcagcaacagctccAACAACAACTGCAACAGCAGCAGCTTCAACAATTGCAGCAGCAACAAGAGCAACAACAACGTCACCATCAACTCCAACAACAGCATGCACATCTTCAATCCCAACCGTCGAAATCGAAAACACCAACTCCGACGCCCCGGCCAACGCCCACTCCACCGAGCCAACAAACTCCACCGCCAGCGTCAAGCTCGAGATCTAATCGTCACAGCGCTACGGCCAATGCGGCAGCGGAAGCCGCAGCTGCTCAATTGACAGCCCTCGCGGGTCTTGGTGGTCTTGGCCAACTTGGTGCTCTCGGTAATCTTGGAAGCTTGGGGAATCTCAATTCGACGGCTGCAGCGGCAGCAATGCAGGCCTTCCAGCAGCAACTGTTCAGAG GTCTTCAGCAAGGTTTGTCCAGTGGCAATCTCAACAATTTGCAAGCCCATATGATGCAATTTTCGCCATTGCTTTACTCATATCAACTTGCGATGGCACAAGCCGCAG
- the LOC129768318 gene encoding transcriptional repressor p66-alpha isoform X2 has product MDRMDVDDSVVDLSITSGRDSLTITPATARDLRVLTQNSGLTITPALPPSVASPSACGSTSPIPGRRVLRPRTEPKSYAETPDIVLLPAKVNGRSYNGAAAATTNTAATAATGLSESEDDDMPPVYPIKELTAAEIWERERGLRKLREELRNEETKLVLLKKLKQSQQVMMKENLIVAPSNPNMNNPLASIPAALTKGSLSVTPTNAVPLPAHSKNMKPVNTNPINRGSPINITPVTKPPQRQPSLPGGATLTPSTPGHRLPIGVTRTGSNLTITPSVTITPTSAPSNSVKRNISTNNTIGGNNIMDTNLKVQSGQISNSVSITPAPPIPAQISCTTVEPVSLKRDRDSTREDTQTQAQRQAAAKLALRKQLEKTLLQIPPPKPPPPEMHFIPNPSNTEFVYLLGLEHVVDYLTKDKKPSPPQQPYRCAQCKIDFTPVWKWEKQAGKDTKVICEQCVTSNVKKALKAEHTNRLKTAFVKALQQEQEIEARLANQSSPSPDIRPTPSSTPNLREQRELQLEQQQLERQQAQERQQQQAQERQQQQERQAAAAAQRQKEQEQQLRQQQLQQLQQQQLQQQQIQQQQQQLQQQLQQQQLQQLQQQQEQQQRHHQLQQQHAHLQSQPSKSKTPTPTPRPTPTPPSQQTPPPASSSRSNRHSATANAAAEAAAAQLTALAGLGGLGQLGALGNLGSLGNLNSTAAAAAMQAFQQQLFRGLQQGLSSGNLNNLQAHMMQFSPLLYSYQLAMAQAAASLSAAGKGGNSAGGGGGGGGGSNASAAAAAASLAEMQRAMELQRQYLEMLPQTGPGPSNNRQTNWKS; this is encoded by the exons ATGGATAGAATGGATGTTGATGATTCTGTCGTTGATCTGAGTATTACCTCGGGTCGGGATTCACTTACAATAACACCCGCAACGGCTCGTGATTTGCGTGTTTTAACGCAAAACTCTGGATTAACTATTACACCGGCACTTCCACCGTCAGTGGCCTCGCCGTCCGCATGTGGGAGTACCTCTCCGATTCCTGGAAGACGAGTGTTGCGTCCCCGTACTGAACCCAAATCATACGCTGAAACGCCAGATATAGTGTTGCTACCAGCTAAAGTTAACGGTCGTTCGTACAACGGCGCAGCTGCTGCTACTACTAATACTGCTGCTACTGCAGCCACAGGACTGTCCGAATCTGAGGATGACGACATGCCACCAGTATATCCTATCAAAGAATTGACAGCCGCGGAAATTTGGGAACGGGAGCGAGGCTTGAGGAAGCTTCGGGAAGAACTCCGCAACGAAGAAACCAAGTTGGTGCTATTGAAAAAGTTGAAGCAGTCTCAGCAAGTGATGATGAAAGAAAATTTAATCGTGGCTCCAAGTAACCCAAACATGAACAACCCACTAGCATCGATACCGGCCGCCCTAACCAAAGGGTCACTCAGTGTAACACCAACGAATGCGGTCCCATTGCCAGCGCATTCGAAAAACATGAAGCCCGTTAATACAAATCCTATCAA CCGTGGATCGCCCATCAATATTACACCAGTTACGAAACCACCTCAACGTCAACCTTCACTTCCGGGAGGTGCCACTCTCACACCCAGTACACCAGGACACAGATTACCCATTGGAGTAACCCGAACAGGGTCCAACTTAACCATCACACCGTCAGTGACGATCACTCCCACGAGCGCACCATCGAATAGTGTAAAACGTAAT ATTTCTACTAATAATACAATTGGAGGAAATAATATTATGGATACTAATTTAAAGGTACAGTCGGGGCAGATTAGCAATTCGGTATCTATCACACCAGCACCGCCAATACCAGCACAAATTAGCTGTACCACAGTGGAGCCGGTTTCACTTAAG CGTGACCGTGATTCCACTAGGGAAGACACTCAGACTCAGGCTCAACGACAAGCTGCGGCCAAACTGGCACTCAGAAAACAGCTGGAGAAAACCTTGCTACAG ATCCCACCACCCAAACCTCCGCCACCGGAAATGCACTTCATTCCGAACCCAAGCAATACAGAGTTTGTGTATTTGCTTGGTCTCGAACATGTTGTGGATTATCTAACTAAGGACAAGAAACCTAGCCCACCGCAGCAACCATACCGCTGCGCCCAATGCAAGATCGATTTCACCCCGGTGTGGAAATGGGAAAAACAGG CTGGCAAAGATACGAAGGTTATATGTGAGCAATGTGTCACGAGCAACGTTAAAAAAGCACTCAAGGCTGAGCATACCAACCGCTTGAAAACGGCCTTTGTGAAGGCCCTACAACAGGAGCAGGAAATAGAGGCACGACTGGCCAATCAAAGTAGCCCTTCGCCGGATATACGTCCAACACCGTCATCCACACCAAATTTACGAGAACAACGAGAATTACAACTTGAGCAGCAGCAGCTCGAACGACAGCAAGCGCAAGAGCGTCAACAACAGCAGGCACAGGAACGCCAGCAGCAACAGGAGCGCCAAGCAGCGGCGGCGGCGCAG CGCCAAAAAGAACAAGAGCAACAACTCCGCCAGCAACAACTGCAACAATTGCAACAACAGCAGCTCCAGCAACAGCAaattcagcagcagcagcaacagctccAACAACAACTGCAACAGCAGCAGCTTCAACAATTGCAGCAGCAACAAGAGCAACAACAACGTCACCATCAACTCCAACAACAGCATGCACATCTTCAATCCCAACCGTCGAAATCGAAAACACCAACTCCGACGCCCCGGCCAACGCCCACTCCACCGAGCCAACAAACTCCACCGCCAGCGTCAAGCTCGAGATCTAATCGTCACAGCGCTACGGCCAATGCGGCAGCGGAAGCCGCAGCTGCTCAATTGACAGCCCTCGCGGGTCTTGGTGGTCTTGGCCAACTTGGTGCTCTCGGTAATCTTGGAAGCTTGGGGAATCTCAATTCGACGGCTGCAGCGGCAGCAATGCAGGCCTTCCAGCAGCAACTGTTCAGAG GTCTTCAGCAAGGTTTGTCCAGTGGCAATCTCAACAATTTGCAAGCCCATATGATGCAATTTTCGCCATTGCTTTACTCATATCAACTTGCGATGGCACAAGCCGCAG